Proteins co-encoded in one Alphaproteobacteria bacterium PA2 genomic window:
- a CDS encoding acyl-CoA dehydrogenase has protein sequence MQTVDPKDLAAFEADADAWFNENVVRDPGFMLPLTFMEVGTDQQFNFLRDWQNKVYEAGYLGAAWPKEYGGGGLDQAFQNAATRAMRRHHGPIMLNAIGLNWTGPLLLNMGSEEHKKAHLKGILSAEDIWCQGFSEPGNGSDLGNAQTRAVRDGDHYVVNGSKIWTTLGRYAKYMILLARTDPDTPKKYDGLSFFLAPMKIPGVETNPIKKLTGEHGFTQTFFTDARIPATGLMGVEGGGWKVAMRTLEFERGTRGGQAGGYVAVGSNAFEVLDLAKRMTRSGKPVLDDPQVADQMVEFLMEIQALSLNGQRTQVPNLVADHPQGIPLASKLMGTEMSRRLNEFAIRLTGARGAYYVGEEEAVDRGVWARAYLNSFSATIGGGTSQIQANIVGEHVLGLPKS, from the coding sequence ATGCAGACCGTTGATCCGAAGGACCTGGCGGCGTTCGAGGCCGATGCAGACGCCTGGTTCAACGAGAATGTCGTCCGGGATCCGGGCTTCATGCTGCCCCTGACCTTCATGGAAGTCGGCACGGACCAACAGTTCAACTTCCTCCGCGACTGGCAGAACAAGGTCTATGAGGCCGGCTATCTCGGCGCCGCCTGGCCGAAGGAATACGGCGGCGGCGGCCTCGACCAGGCTTTCCAGAATGCGGCCACCCGGGCCATGCGCCGTCACCACGGTCCGATCATGCTCAACGCCATCGGCCTGAACTGGACCGGCCCCCTGCTGCTGAACATGGGCTCGGAAGAGCACAAGAAGGCGCACCTGAAGGGCATTCTCTCGGCCGAGGACATCTGGTGTCAGGGCTTCTCCGAGCCGGGCAACGGGTCGGACCTGGGCAATGCCCAGACGAGGGCGGTGCGGGACGGCGACCACTATGTGGTCAATGGTTCGAAGATCTGGACCACCCTGGGCCGCTACGCCAAGTACATGATCCTTCTGGCCCGGACCGATCCTGACACGCCCAAGAAGTATGACGGCCTCAGCTTCTTCCTGGCGCCCATGAAGATCCCGGGCGTCGAGACCAATCCCATCAAGAAGCTGACCGGCGAACACGGCTTCACCCAGACCTTCTTCACCGACGCCCGCATTCCGGCCACGGGCCTGATGGGGGTCGAGGGCGGCGGCTGGAAGGTCGCCATGCGGACCCTGGAATTCGAACGGGGAACCCGTGGCGGCCAGGCCGGCGGCTATGTGGCCGTGGGCAGCAACGCCTTCGAAGTCCTGGACCTGGCCAAGCGGATGACCCGGTCGGGTAAGCCTGTGCTGGACGATCCCCAGGTGGCCGACCAGATGGTGGAGTTCCTGATGGAGATCCAGGCCCTGTCGCTCAACGGGCAGAGGACCCAGGTTCCCAACCTCGTGGCCGACCATCCCCAGGGCATTCCCCTGGCCTCCAAGCTGATGGGCACGGAAATGTCCCGGCGGCTCAATGAATTCGCCATCCGCCTGACCGGCGCCCGGGGCGCCTATTATGTGGGTGAGGAAGAGGCCGTGGATCGGGGTGTCTGGGCCCGGGCCTATCTCAACTCGTTCTCGGCGACCATCGGCGGTGGCACCTCGCAGATCCAGGCCAATATTGTCGGCGAGCATGTGCTCGGCCTGCCGAAGTCCTGA
- a CDS encoding acyl-CoA dehydrogenase, translated as MQDLGRIGFSEDQAALLDVATDFCLQRSPVSTVRRLIEDELGHDPAVWKEMGELGWLGIAIPEDFGGSGLSLAEVVPVVEQMGRRLMTGPLISATLAAQALAVGGTEAQKLAVLPRLAEGLAATIALAEPDFDWEADTVACQAQDAADGKLALSGQKVLVADAGVAQWIIASVRYQDAPALVLIPAAALPAGALRRETVIDETRRSFALNLDGVSVSKQDLLDPALAGTTLMHLHLAANLLAAADMVGGTQSCIDYTVDYLKTRVQFGKLIGSYQALKHPTVDAYCKYEQARSHLYAAAHCFGEQGTGEIAVRMAKAAADAAYSFAADRAIQFHGGFGFTYDCDAQLYRRRAIWHAANYGDAGFHKAKLARLLF; from the coding sequence ATGCAAGATCTCGGACGGATCGGATTTTCCGAAGACCAGGCTGCCCTGCTGGACGTGGCCACGGACTTCTGCCTGCAGCGCTCGCCGGTCTCCACCGTGCGCCGCCTGATCGAGGACGAACTGGGCCATGACCCGGCGGTCTGGAAGGAAATGGGCGAGCTGGGCTGGCTGGGCATAGCCATTCCGGAAGACTTTGGCGGATCAGGCCTGAGCCTCGCCGAAGTGGTCCCGGTGGTGGAGCAGATGGGGCGGCGGCTGATGACCGGCCCCCTGATCTCGGCAACCCTGGCCGCCCAGGCCCTGGCGGTTGGCGGAACCGAGGCCCAGAAGCTGGCGGTTCTGCCCAGGCTCGCCGAAGGCCTTGCGGCTACCATCGCCCTGGCCGAGCCCGACTTTGACTGGGAGGCCGACACCGTGGCCTGTCAGGCCCAGGACGCCGCCGACGGCAAGTTGGCCCTCTCAGGTCAGAAGGTGCTGGTGGCTGACGCCGGCGTGGCCCAGTGGATCATCGCCTCGGTCCGCTACCAGGACGCCCCCGCCCTGGTCCTGATCCCGGCGGCGGCCCTGCCCGCAGGCGCCCTGCGCCGGGAAACCGTCATTGACGAGACCCGCCGGTCCTTCGCCCTGAACCTCGACGGGGTGTCGGTCTCGAAACAAGACTTACTGGATCCCGCCCTGGCCGGGACCACCCTCATGCACCTGCATCTGGCGGCCAACCTGCTGGCGGCGGCGGACATGGTTGGCGGGACCCAGTCCTGCATCGACTATACGGTGGACTACCTGAAAACCCGGGTTCAGTTTGGCAAGCTGATCGGCTCCTATCAGGCCCTGAAGCATCCCACGGTCGACGCCTACTGCAAGTATGAGCAGGCCAGGTCGCACCTCTATGCGGCGGCCCACTGTTTTGGTGAACAGGGGACAGGCGAGATCGCGGTGCGCATGGCCAAGGCGGCCGCCGACGCCGCCTACAGCTTCGCCGCCGACCGGGCCATCCAGTTCCATGGGGGCTTCGGCTTCACCTATGACTGCGACGCCCAGCTCTATCGCCGCCGGGCCATCTGGCACGCAGCCAACTATGGCGACGCCGGCTTCCACAAGGCCAAACTCGCCAGACTCCTCTTCTAG